The Brevibacterium atlanticum genome segment CCAGCGACCACTCTGACCTCGGGCGCTGACGGGTACATCTCCCCCAGCGCGGGCGCGAAGACGAAGTCGACCCCGGCCTCCTCGCACTTCTCGAGGTCCGTGGCGAACGGACGCGGGTACTGCACGAAGTCCTCGTCACGACCGAACTGCAGTGGGTTGACGAAGATCGACGTCACGACGAGGTCGGCCTCGGCGCGGGCCCGGGTCATCAGCGCCTGGTGTCCTGAATGCAGCGCACCCATCGTCGGTACGAGTCCGACTCGGCCGGTCTGCCGCGACCGCCATTGCCGCAGGGCTTGGATGCCGCCGACCTCCATCAGTCGAAGCTCCTCTCGGGTTCAGGAAAGACCCCGGACTTCACTTCGTCGACATAGGTCCCGACCGCCTCGGTGAGCACGGAATGGAGGTCCGCGTAGCGCTTGACGAACCGCGGGGCCCTGCCCGTGCGCAGTCCGGCCATGTCCTGCCACACGAGCACCTGCGCATCACAGTCGGCGCCGGCGCCGATGCCCACGGTCGGGATGTCCAGCTCGGCCGTGACCTGCCCGGCCAGCCCCGAGGGCACCATCTCCATGACCACGGAGAACGCGCCCGCCTCGGCGACGGCGCGGGCGTCCTCGAGCAGCGCGTCACCGGCACCGCCGCGGCCTTGGACCTTGTATCCGCCGAGGTTGTGCTCGGCCTGCGGGGTGAAGCCGATGTGTGCCATGACGGGGATCCCTGCGTTCGTGATCGCCTTGATCCGTGAGGCCATCCGCACACCGCCTTCGAGCTTGATGGCGTGGACGCCGGCTTCCTTCATGAACCGCACGGCCGTGGCGACGGCCTGTTCGTCGGAGATCTCGTAACTGCCGAAGGGCAGGTCGGCGACGATGAGAGCCCGCGACGTCGCCGAAGCGACCGCACGAGCCAGCGGAATGAGTTCGTCGACGGTGACCGGCAGGGTCGTGTCGTGACCGTAGACGTTGTTCGCCGCCGAATCGCCGATGAGCAGGGCCTCGACACCGGCCTGCTCGAACAGCGCGGCCGTGTACTGGTCATAGCTTGTCAGCATCGCCCAACGCCTCCCCTCGGCCTTGGCCTTGACGAGGTCGAGCGTGCGGATCCGCCGAGGCGGGGCCGCCGGTGCGCCGCCGCCTGCGGCAGCCGCACTCCCGCTGCTCGCTGCCGTGCCGCCTGCGGCAGGCTTGGCTGCTCCCCCGCCGTACGGGGACGGCTCTTCGGCTGAGGTCGTCGATGCTGTCTGGTTCGAATGTGCCGCTTCGGGCATGAGAATCCTTCGGATGTGCGTTGTCTTCGGCGTCGGCGCGGGCGGGGTGAGGCCCGTGCTCCGGTCGGGAGCGACAAGTCCTCTCACGGGGCGCCCACCGCAGTGCGCATCGACTCGGGTTGCGAGCCAGACCACAGCCTAGAGCATCCGCCGCCTCCCCGGCCATCTGCATCACCGCCGTCAGCGCCACGCCCACCGCTGCTTTCGCCGCCGGCCTCGCCGCGCCGACGCGGACGCGGACGCCGGAGTTGTCTATTCCGCCACCACAGGATTAAGCTCAAATCTGCGCAAAGCATTAAATCAACTTTGAGCAAAACCTGGAACGAAGGACGATGATGACCACGACAGCTTCGATCGAACTCACCCTCAAGGACATCTCTGCCAGTCGCAAAGGCGACGACATGTGTTCGTCCGAACTGCTCGATGCCCCGTGGGACGTCGACGAACGGCCCGGCTACGGCCCCGGTGCCTCGCTGTCCGACCCGATCCCTGCTCTTGCACCTCGTCAGGGCGAGATCCCGGAGGAGTACAAGCGGGCCTCCCCCGCGGAGCTCGATGCCCGCATCCGCAGGGCCAAGGCTTCCCTCGGCGATCGGGTCGTCATGCTCGGCCATCACTATCAGCGGGTCGAGGTCGTCGAACACGCCGACTACATCGGCGACTCGTTCATGCTCGCCCAGGCCGCCCAACACCGCCCGGAGGCCGAGGCCATCGTCTTCTGCGGCGTACACTTCATGGCCGAGACCGCCGACCTGCTCTCGAAGCCGAACCAGTCGGTCATCCTGCCCAACCTCGCCGCCGGCTGCTCGATGGCCGACATGGCCTCGATCGATCAGGTCGAGGACTGCTGGGAGCAGCTGGCCGAGATCTTCGGCACCGCCCCGGATGCTGAGGGCCGGGTCCCGGTCATCCCCGTCACGTATATGAATTCCTCCGCGGCGATCAAAGGATTCTGCGGCCGCAACGGCGGCATCGTGTGCACCTCGTCCAACGCCGAGGTGGTCCTCGAATGGGCATTCGAACGCGGGCGGCGGGTCCTGTTCTTCCCCGACCAGCACCTCGGACGCAACACCGCGGTGGACATGGGCATCGGACTCGACGAGATGCCGTTGTGGAACCCCGCCCGACCGCTGGGCAACAACACCGAGCAGGAACTCACCGACGCGAAGGTCATCCTGTGGCAGGGGTTCTGCTCCGTGCACAAACGCTTCACCCCCGCCCAGATCACCAAGGCTCGGACCGAGCACCCCGAGGTCCGCGTCATCGTCCACCCCGAATGCCCGCGCGAGACCGTCGAGGCCGCGGATGAGTCCGGGTCGACCGCCTACATCACGAAGGCCATCGCCGACGCGACCGAGCCGACCACGTTCGCTGTCGGCACCGAGATCAACCTCGTCCAGCGGCTGGCCGCCGAATATCCGCAGCACGAGATCTTCTGCCTCGATCCCGTCATCTGCCCGTGCTCGACGATGTATCGCATCCACCCCGGCTACATCGCCTGGGTGCTCGAGTCCCTCCTCGACGGCGAGGTCGTCAATCAGATCTCCGTCGACGCCGAGGTGGCCGAGCCCGCTCGGGTCTCCCTCGAGCGGATGCTCGCCGCGAAGCCGCGGATCTGATGCGCCGGGTCGTCATCGTCGGGACCGGGATCGCCGGTCTGAGCGCGGCCCTGCGACTGTCCGGTCGCCACGACGTCACCGTGGTCACGAAGGGTCACCTCGGTGAGTCGAACACCGCGTGGGCGCAGGGTGGGATCGCCGGTGTCATCGGCCCCGACGACACCGTCGACGCGCACATTGCCGACACCCTGTCTGCTGGGGCAGGGCACTGCGACGCCGCGGCCGTGCGCACTCTGTGCGAGGCCGGCGGAGAGGCGATCACCACCCTCGCCGAGGCGGGGGTCGTCTTCGACACGGACCCGACCGGGTCATGGGCGCGCGCAATGGAGGGGGCGCATTCGCGTCCCCGCATCGTCCACGCAGGAGGTGACGCGACCGGGCGTGCCATCAGCACTACCCTGACGGCACGGCTGCGCACCGAGGTGGACGCCGGCCGCGTGAGGCTGCTCGAGCACACGATGCTCATCGACATCACGACCGACCACGGCGCGACTGCCTCATCAGGCGTACCCACTTCGGGCGCGACCGCCCAGTCGGGCGCGGCCACTTCGGGTGTGACCACCGAGGCGGACGCGCGCGAATCCGACCGCGTCACCGGTGTCACCGTCCTGCGCGAGGGCCGCCTCGAACGGCTGGGCGCCGAGGCGGTCGTGCTCGCCACCGGCGGGGCCGGGCAGGTCTTCGCACACACGACGAATCCGGCGGCGGCGACCGGTGACGGTCTGGCCGCGGCCATCCGAGCCGGTGCACAGGTGCGTGACCTCGAGTTCTTCCAGTTCCATCCGACCGCGCTGGCCGGGCCGGGGTTCCTCCTCTCCGAGGCGCTGCGCGGAGCCGGTGCGCTTCTGCTCGATGAGCACGGCCGTCGGTTCATGCTCACAGTCGACGACCGCGCCGAGCTCGCCCCACGCGACGTGGTGGCCCTGGCTCTGCACCGGACCTCGGCAGCTCAGGACGGACGACCCTGCTTCCTCGATGCCCGGGCCGTGCCCGAGGTGAGCGCGAGATTCCCGAGCATCACCGCAGGCCTGGCCCCTCATGGTCTGGATCTGTCCACCGATCTCATTCCCGTCACTCCCGCCGCCCACTACTTCATGGGCGGAGTGGCCACAGACCTCGACGGCCGCACGACCATCGACGGCCTCTTCGCCGTCGGCGAGGTCGCGTGCACCGGGGTCCACGGTGCGAACCGTCTGGCTTCGAACTCCCTGCTCGAAGGAGCAGTATTCGCCGCCCGGGCGGCAGCAGCCATCGACGCGCTGCCCGACGCCTCCGTGCCCACGAGCACCGGGCCCACCTCGTCTGGCGGCGACCTCGCTGTCGACAGCTCGACGTCGGTCCACCGCAACGTCCACCGCGACCACACTCCGCTGTTCTCCCCCATCGATACAGTGCACCAGTCGGCACTGACACGAACGCAGCTGCAGGCCCTCACCTGGGACAACCTCGGCGTCGAGCGCACGGCCGAGGGCCTGCGGAC includes the following:
- the panB gene encoding 3-methyl-2-oxobutanoate hydroxymethyltransferase — protein: MPEAAHSNQTASTTSAEEPSPYGGGAAKPAAGGTAASSGSAAAAGGGAPAAPPRRIRTLDLVKAKAEGRRWAMLTSYDQYTAALFEQAGVEALLIGDSAANNVYGHDTTLPVTVDELIPLARAVASATSRALIVADLPFGSYEISDEQAVATAVRFMKEAGVHAIKLEGGVRMASRIKAITNAGIPVMAHIGFTPQAEHNLGGYKVQGRGGAGDALLEDARAVAEAGAFSVVMEMVPSGLAGQVTAELDIPTVGIGAGADCDAQVLVWQDMAGLRTGRAPRFVKRYADLHSVLTEAVGTYVDEVKSGVFPEPERSFD
- the nadB gene encoding L-aspartate oxidase, which translates into the protein MRRVVIVGTGIAGLSAALRLSGRHDVTVVTKGHLGESNTAWAQGGIAGVIGPDDTVDAHIADTLSAGAGHCDAAAVRTLCEAGGEAITTLAEAGVVFDTDPTGSWARAMEGAHSRPRIVHAGGDATGRAISTTLTARLRTEVDAGRVRLLEHTMLIDITTDHGATASSGVPTSGATAQSGAATSGVTTEADARESDRVTGVTVLREGRLERLGAEAVVLATGGAGQVFAHTTNPAAATGDGLAAAIRAGAQVRDLEFFQFHPTALAGPGFLLSEALRGAGALLLDEHGRRFMLTVDDRAELAPRDVVALALHRTSAAQDGRPCFLDARAVPEVSARFPSITAGLAPHGLDLSTDLIPVTPAAHYFMGGVATDLDGRTTIDGLFAVGEVACTGVHGANRLASNSLLEGAVFAARAAAAIDALPDASVPTSTGPTSSGGDLAVDSSTSVHRNVHRDHTPLFSPIDTVHQSALTRTQLQALTWDNLGVERTAEGLRTLLDRLGARAANPTREDLSREDLPQGNRPSGDLAHESLVEAYETANLALIAEHMARHALGREDSLGAHTRTDSLSGADGSRPGTDGPRAAQPDTAHPTNTLHPTNSVPTHPALQEAAAC
- the nadA gene encoding quinolinate synthase NadA, translated to MTTTASIELTLKDISASRKGDDMCSSELLDAPWDVDERPGYGPGASLSDPIPALAPRQGEIPEEYKRASPAELDARIRRAKASLGDRVVMLGHHYQRVEVVEHADYIGDSFMLAQAAQHRPEAEAIVFCGVHFMAETADLLSKPNQSVILPNLAAGCSMADMASIDQVEDCWEQLAEIFGTAPDAEGRVPVIPVTYMNSSAAIKGFCGRNGGIVCTSSNAEVVLEWAFERGRRVLFFPDQHLGRNTAVDMGIGLDEMPLWNPARPLGNNTEQELTDAKVILWQGFCSVHKRFTPAQITKARTEHPEVRVIVHPECPRETVEAADESGSTAYITKAIADATEPTTFAVGTEINLVQRLAAEYPQHEIFCLDPVICPCSTMYRIHPGYIAWVLESLLDGEVVNQISVDAEVAEPARVSLERMLAAKPRI